A genome region from Nocardia sp. NBC_01730 includes the following:
- a CDS encoding helix-turn-helix domain-containing protein — translation MLEERKIRKIAAARHAPGDWIRRARMITASWDGKSTVQIAGELGCHPQTVRERLHRFNTHGLDGLGDRRGAGRRPRLTEAERSRIVALVATTPPGRLTRHRDGELRAEKDAAGSCWTLDALTEALRGEGIVVGRSQVRRILVAEGVRWRRPRSWTASKDPYFVPKGPTSSVSTRSHPKVPR, via the coding sequence GTGTTGGAGGAGCGAAAGATTCGTAAGATTGCAGCGGCTCGGCATGCGCCTGGAGATTGGATCCGGCGGGCGCGGATGATCACAGCCAGTTGGGATGGGAAGTCCACCGTGCAGATCGCCGGTGAGCTCGGCTGTCATCCACAGACGGTGCGAGAACGGTTGCATCGGTTCAACACTCATGGCCTGGACGGGCTTGGCGATCGTCGAGGAGCAGGACGTAGACCTCGGTTGACCGAAGCAGAGCGCAGCCGCATCGTGGCCTTGGTCGCCACGACACCGCCGGGGCGTTTGACACGGCATCGCGATGGCGAACTGCGCGCCGAGAAGGACGCGGCCGGGTCGTGCTGGACACTGGACGCGTTGACCGAAGCGCTGCGCGGCGAAGGCATCGTCGTCGGTCGCAGTCAGGTCCGCAGAATCCTTGTGGCAGAGGGGGTTCGCTGGCGTCGGCCGCGGTCGTGGACGGCGAGCAAGGACCCGTACTTCGTCCCAAAAGGACCCACATCGTCGGTCTCTACACGCAGCCACCCGAAGGTGCCACGGTAG